cctcaggcatcccagctccaggagggTTGCTGCCCTCCGACCACGGAGCCAGGACGACACAAAACCAGGAGGAcgtggagccaggatgactaacCCAGGGGGGCGGACGCCAGACCATCCCTTGCCCTATAGGGGTGGGCCATGCCCGTCTGCATATAGAGAACCTTTCGACCCCCTCCTCGACCTCTGTGTtctgctcccccctccctccttatAAAAGCCTCTCCCTCCACCGAGAGGTGGAGGTGGGCTTTGAGATGTGAGTCCCCATCCTCCAGGTGACCGGCACCTGCAAATAAACCCCTTTCCTTTGCATCAGCACTTGTCTCGTGCGCACTGGCTTTTGCAGCAGCAGGCAGCCGGGCCTGCGCTGGGTTACACCACCACGGCCTTTCTGGAGACAGGTTCGCTGTGCACCTGCTGGTGGCCCGGGCAGTCCTGCCACGAAGCATGCTTCTAAACGGCAGTCCTTGCACAAGTTGGACCCCGCCAGGGCCCACACTGCACAGCTGGAGCGGCCCCCCCCAGGTGTCCACTCTGGACTCGGACTGCCGGACAGCACATAGcgccccaccaccctccccggCACCCTGGTACCTACATGTCCACGGGGACGCCGCAGTCCGTGGTGAGCGAAAAGGAGTCTTCAGACACAGCCAGGACCAGCGTGTGCCACTGGCTGTCCGTCAGGGCCGGGCTGCGGAAGGACACGCGGGTCTGCCAGGCACCCGCCCTGTCCTCGCTGAGGAAGAGAAAGTGCAGCCGGGTGGGCGAGTACCGCAGGCCCAGCAGCAGCGCGTCGGGCCCCTCCGCCACCACCGTGAACAGGTACTCGTTCTTCTgcgggagagagagggcaggcgGGTGAGTGCGGCGGGGAGGGaaggctggcgggggcggggcggggcgggcgagGGTGGGCGGGTGAGGGCGGGGCTCCCAGCAAGGGGCCTGCTGCCGCGTGCACGTCCGACAGGAAACCCGTGCACGCCGCTCAGGCCCAGGACCGTGGCCGGCATCGGGAAAACGGGGAATACCGAGTGTTGGCAAGAACGTGGAGAAATATAAAGCCCCGTGCCCTGTGGGCGGGAACGCAAAATGGGGCAGCCTCTATACAAAACGAGACAGCGTTTCCTCAAGAAAGTAGAAATGGAAGTACCCCGTGATCTAGCAACACCGCCCTTCCCCCCCCATTCGCCATAAATCCAAGCAAACCAGCAGCAGGGGCTCAAAGAGACACTCGTGTGCCCCTGCTCACGGGCACACTGCTCACGAGAGCTAAGGCAGAGCACGCCCCAGCTGTCCATCtgcagagggtgggagggtgggtgggagaagCACAGATGGTATGGCCCTGTGGCCCTGTGAAGACCGCCACACCACGGACTGTCTTCAGCGTAAAAAGGACGTTTCTGCACCCACGTGGGCGAACCTCGAGGACACGACACTGAGTGACgtgagccagtcacaaaaggacaaatagtgTGTGGTTTCGCTAACTCTAGGCCCCCGGGACCGGTCACGGTCACAGAGACAGAATGCAGAAGGgtggctgcaggggctggggtgggggatggggagggagtgTTTAAAGGGGACAGAGCTTCATTCTGAGAAGACGAAGAATGTTCTGGAGACGGACAGTGGTGATGGCGGCGCACCAGTGTGAGTGTGCTTCATGTCACTGAGCCGTGCACTCAGAGGTGGTTagaatgggccctggctgctggggcaCAGTTGGCTGGACgtcatcccgcaaagtgaaaggtggcgagttcgattcccagtcagggcacgtgcctcagttgcaggctgatccccagctggggcatgtgtgagagaaaattggttgatgtttctctccttcccttcctcccttcctttccccctctctaaaacaaacaaataaataaaatctttttaaaatgattaaaatggtaatcttcatgttatgtgtattttaccacaatttaaaaaccaCGCACACCTTCTGCCACTATGGTGACCTCACACACAGTGTGACCTCCGCACCCTGCAGCCCCCGCCACACCAACTACAGAAAGTGTATACTTGATTGTAAGCCATTACAATGTCCAGACTATGAATTCCTAGCCCAACACAATTAAAAGGGTCACGAACTGAAAGTGATGAAACCTAACGCTAAAGGAGATCTATAACATAATTACAGAGTATAATTCCCCTGCTCCTCAAGTCTTTGCCCATGTACCACTGTGACCCAAATTCCATGCAATTATTATTCTAAAGAAAGTAAAAGCCTCCATGTCCCTCATATTTAATTGAATGACTAATTCACTAAAATCCACTTGGCTCAGAGTGGGTCACATGGTCTCCAGCCACTCCTCCACTGAACTGCCCATTTTGGGGGTGAGTCCCACCCGGTGCCTCAGCCAAAGGACTAAGGCCACTGCCCTTTGTGATCTCTCCGCCACTCATTCCCAGAAATACTTGGGGCTGCAGAACCATGTCTGGTGAAAACCACAtgttcctccccatcccccactgtGAAATCAGACGAAGTAAGCGATCATGTGATGAAGAGGGTTTATTGGGAGCTCGAGGAGATGCTGACAGGCTGAGAGTGGAAGTCAGGCAacgagacagagaaacatggaggGAAGCACAGGGGacccaggggcaggtggaggtgacTCCTGGGAGGCAAGAGGTTGGGGAAGCAGCAAGGTCAGGGGTTCCTGGGAACAGAGGTCAGGTGAGGACAGGGGAGACCGGAGGGACCCCATCCTGGGTGGGGTCAGCCATATAACATGGGTCAGGGCTAAACTGAGTGGTGGCTGGGAGGACCACAGTCACAAGGTGAGACTTGAACCCAGCTGGCCCTGAGGGGACATGCCTGGTCAGCAACAGGTCTTCTGGGCTGAGGCAGGGACGCAGCAGGCTGGGCGGGAGCACACAGGGCGGCAGATGAGGGACACGCAGGAGGATGGGCGGCAGCAGCTGggctggcagcaggaggaggtgggggcacaGCAGGAGGAGACGGGTGCGCAGCAAGCAGGTCTGCACACAGGGCGGCAGATGACAGACACACAGGAGGAGGGTCTGCAGCAGGAtgaggggcagggggtgcagcACACAGGCTTGCAGCAGACAGGTGTGCAACAGACGGACTTGCAGCAGATGGGTGTGCAGCACACAGGCTTGCAGCAGACGGGcacacagcaggagggctggcagggggAAGAGGtgcagcaggagggctggcagccaGACTGCTGGCAGCACAAGGGTGTGCAGGAGAGGGTGCAGGCTGAttggcaggggctgggcccacaGATTGCCTGGCAGCAGGGACTGGACACACAGCTCACTGGGGCACAGATGAGGGtctggcagggggctggggcacagcagctggggacacagcaggagggctggcagcagctaGGAGCACAGCAGGTggactggcagcagctggggacacagcaggaggactggcagcagctggggacacagcaggagggctggcagcagctggggacacagcagatagatgggcagcagctgggggcacagcaggagggctggcagcagctctCTGGACAGTCGTCCACCTGCTGGGAGTCAGTGCAAGAGTCACTGGAACCGGGCAGGCAGATGCGGTTGCCATAGCTCAGGTCGCTGGAGCAGACGGACAGGGTGGAGACGGCCATGGTGGGGTGGTGGAGCTGGAGGTGAGCTGGGAGAaggtgtgagtgtgagtgtgtgtatgagGTGCCCAGGGCTGTCGGCTTTTATACGCACCTGTGTGTTGTCCAAGCAGGAGGTCCCCACGCCCTCCTTTCCGTGTTGATGTTTTGAGAGCCCTTATGACCTCTGGTTTGTTTACAGGAAAGAGTTTGCTGCTTGTAAAATGCCTGTCACGGTTGAAGTCTGGGTTGATCCCCTGACCTGCGTTTGGTTGTCTAAGCAAACAGCACCGGAAAAGTCTGGAGCCCTGGAGCCCCGGCAGCTTGCACCTGCCCTGGTCCACTCCCCAGGTGTTCTCGGTGCCGTTGCCAGTGACCGAGTCAGTGACAGGGCAGCAGGGGGCTGGCCCTGGGACCCCGCTGCTCATCCGCTGTAGGACATCCCTACACACAGGAGGCTGGAGAGCACGCAGACCAGCCGGGGTGAGCAGCGGATGGGAAGACAGACTAAGAAGGCATCCACCACAGCACAGGGTGACAAGTGTTCGGGCTATTTGagctccttttcctttccaagtACACTAGAATCCGCTTGTTGGGAGcgaaaatgaaaaactaaaaaataaataaaatcctgctGGAATTTGAGAGGGATGACCTTGAATCTATAGGTGGATTTGGAGGGGACTGGAGTCACACGTCTCAACCCATGAACGTGCTCTAATTCTCCACTCGGTCACCTCGGCTTTGGTTTACCCCCCAGTGGTTTTCCAGTTCTCCTTACGGACCATTCTGTCTGATCTATACTGGTCTTCACTTTCTATTTTGCTGTCAGTCAtactttcaaacaaaaaattctacaatccaattatttattgctcttacacaggggtgggcaaaagtaggttaaattatcagccatcattacctaaaatttagaatgtaagtaaggatacaaaataataatgagaaaaagacaaataatacaaataaataatatggtaattaataagtaatacaaggataaattttgtgtttcatgtactcacaactgtaaagttacttttgcccactcctgtatagaactacagttaatttttattattttaaatttgtattcttCAACCTTGCTAAACTCTCTTATATTTCTAGGAGCGTTTTTATAGCTTCCCGAGGTTTTCCTATGTGGACCATCATGTCTTCTGGGAATAGAGATgtagtatttctttatttccaatacatatgcttgttttctttttctttttcccttttccctgtgctgggaagaCCCTCGGTAAGATCCGATAGGCATGGTGGGGGAAGGCGTCTCTGTCTCGTTCCTGGTGTCGGGGAAAAGTGGTGTCTTTGACAATTGAACATGGTGCTGGCTGTGAGGTTTTCATAGATGCCTTATGTCAGGTtaagtcttttgtttgtttgtttattctgatGTCACTGTAAACTTCTTTTAACAATCAAGGAAGAGGGAACACTCCCTAACTCATTGTCTAAGGCTAGCACTACCCTCACatcaaagccagacaaagacaccacaagaaaagaaaactacacaccAATATTCTATATGAACATTGATGGAAAAACCCTCAATGAAATACTAGCAAACCCAATCCAGCAGCACATGAAAAGGTTTATACACCACGACCATGAGGGCTCTGTTGCCAAAATGCAAGGATGATTCTACATACAAAAATCATTTGATGTAATAATGACACTAATaggctgaaggaaaaaaatacataatcacTTCAattgatgcaaaaaaagcatttgacaacactcaacaccctttcat
The sequence above is a segment of the Phyllostomus discolor isolate MPI-MPIP mPhyDis1 chromosome 2, mPhyDis1.pri.v3, whole genome shotgun sequence genome. Coding sequences within it:
- the LOC118498771 gene encoding keratin-associated protein 10-3-like, with protein sequence MAVSTLSVCSSDLSYGNRICLPGSSDSCTDSQQVDDCPESCCQPSCCAPSCCAPAPCQTLICAPVSCVSSPCCQAICGPSPCQSACTLSCTPLCCQQSGCQPSCCTSSPCQPSCCVPVCCKPVCCTPICCKSVCCTPVCCKPVCCTPCPSSCCRPSSCVSVICRPVCRPACCAPVSSCCAPTSSCCQPSCCRPSSCVSLICRPVCSRPACCVPASAQKTCC